The nucleotide sequence ATAAGACTAGTTAAATTCGTGATAACTCATTGTCCACTTATTGTCATTGCTCGTCATCCACGATGGGAGAAGAAGGGAGGAGATGACGGAAATGAGTgagaagaaaagggaagagagggagagagtaggagaggatgaattactcggaaaagagaggaaaagatGAGAGGGAAAGATCAAGCAATAGGAGAGGACGGGGGAAGAACAGGATAATGTGATGGTGATGACAACCAAGAGAGAGGGGCGGACGAGAAGGGGTAGTTTGAAATAAAATGAGATAATCATttgaaaaaatctaaaatataagtaaattttttaaaaaatcatccttatatctttaaataaaataataaaaaataattcaatATATTACTATCGagctatataataaaatattaaaatattaaaaaatcaattCTACATTTTGCTGTCGGGCTATATTTTGGATGTCAATTTTTGATTGGTTTTAGGGAAGAATTAATTTGGCGTCCAGTAGTGAATGGCTTTCAACACGGAAGAGGAAAGAGTTGACTTTCTAGAGATGACGTCATAAAACCCTTTAATTTCCAATTAAATCTTCACGAATAAtccatcaagaaagaagcaagtttGTTCTTCCGTAGGATTTCAACACGTGTCGAACGGAACTGCTTTCGGAGTCCAACCCGGAAACTTATGTGGCAACGGAAACTACGCGTCGGATTGTATTTAGGATTTGCACTCGATGAATTCGATCCCGTCTCGGATTCCGAGaccagaatctctctctctctctctatataaagCCGCTCCATGGTAGGAATTAAGCCGAGTTCATTCACACGGTTGAAGTGCGACAAGAAGGCGATGGCCACGATGGAGACGACTCCTGTCCATGGCCATGCCGATTGGGTTCTCAGGGCCTATCCAACTGAGGGGACGCCGGCATCGGCTCCGGTGGTGATCAAACTCGGCTATACCGTGATGCACATTGTTGAAGGTCGAGTCGTGGAGGAACCGCCCCGTGCCTACCACACCTTTGTCTTCACTCTCGGCGACTTCCTCCACCAAACATCTCGCCGCCGGGCGATCTCGACTGTTCTCTTACGCGCCGGCGTCTATGGTTTTGACATCTGCTTCGCCGGGTGGATGGAGAGACAACTCGTTGCCTTCTGCAATGATCCAGTCGAGGCGGCTTTCAACTCGGGCAACGGGATCGAGATGATCGTGGATGTACCTTTGGCCCACTTCCCGAGCGATGAGGAAACTTCTTCGGACGTCGAAGGCGTCGGCGAGGACGGGGATTTCGGCGGCATCCCGGCGTCGACGGACGCGGTGAAGGAGCTGGCGGTGGTGAAGTACGAGCGTGGAGGAGATGTCAGAGAGGAGAGTTGCATCATCTGCTTCGAGGAGTTCGACGAGGGCGTGGAGGTGACGCGGATGCCATGCAAGCACGCCTTCCATGGCGGCTGTCTCACTCGATGGTTGGAGAGCAGCCATGTGTGTCCTCTCTGCAGACACGCCATACCTGCTTCTGCTGATCCCTGAAATGC is from Musa acuminata AAA Group cultivar baxijiao chromosome BXJ1-6, Cavendish_Baxijiao_AAA, whole genome shotgun sequence and encodes:
- the LOC135677530 gene encoding E3 ubiquitin-protein ligase SIS3-like, which produces MVGIKPSSFTRLKCDKKAMATMETTPVHGHADWVLRAYPTEGTPASAPVVIKLGYTVMHIVEGRVVEEPPRAYHTFVFTLGDFLHQTSRRRAISTVLLRAGVYGFDICFAGWMERQLVAFCNDPVEAAFNSGNGIEMIVDVPLAHFPSDEETSSDVEGVGEDGDFGGIPASTDAVKELAVVKYERGGDVREESCIICFEEFDEGVEVTRMPCKHAFHGGCLTRWLESSHVCPLCRHAIPASADP